The following are from one region of the Tautonia marina genome:
- a CDS encoding sodium-dependent transporter: MGKHERWASRIGLVLAMAGNAVGLGNFLRFPAQAAQNGGGAFMIPYLVALLVMGIPLMWIEWTMGRYGGSLGHHSTPGIFQSMGKSRAWKYLGVLGLLTCLGIASYYLYIESWCLSYAIYSLLGGFGADEPASFFGRITGQSDNQLFAFSIPGLVMFAICIGINIFILSRGVSGGIEVVAKVAMPLLLLFGVVLAVRGLMSDPLADEAVKESPWVGLNYIWSVPDFTQIANPAVWLAAAGQIFFTLSIGMGSIHCYASYLRKKDDVALTGATTAWTNQMCEVVIGSALLLPIAVSYLGLQGVKDSVAGGSGFGLAFFTLPTLFNNWGPQFAPLAGFLWFGLLFLAAITSSLAMGQPVMAFLEDEFKLSRVKASWALMGMLLFLAVPVAMIHEQGVFSDFDFWVGTFALVVFALMEVILFAWAFGIDKGWEELTRGAELKVPRAFFYIMKYVTPTFIIVILLAAIFKPSVGWDGFFGSIGSGQGVPTWEWAGDSVIGKILHKDLVTPEDASPEVVTYYENLRTVRTYDRIGLLAIFALFSILVAIAWRRKGKGGTPS; this comes from the coding sequence ATGGGAAAACATGAGCGTTGGGCCTCTCGGATCGGCCTGGTGCTGGCGATGGCCGGCAACGCCGTGGGGCTCGGAAACTTCTTGCGATTTCCGGCCCAGGCCGCCCAGAACGGCGGCGGGGCGTTCATGATTCCGTACCTCGTGGCCCTGCTCGTCATGGGGATTCCGTTGATGTGGATTGAGTGGACGATGGGCCGGTACGGCGGGAGCCTCGGCCACCACTCGACGCCGGGCATCTTTCAGTCGATGGGCAAGAGCCGGGCCTGGAAGTACCTGGGGGTGCTCGGCCTGCTGACGTGCCTCGGGATCGCGTCGTATTACCTGTATATCGAGTCGTGGTGCCTCTCGTACGCGATCTACTCGTTGCTGGGAGGCTTCGGGGCCGATGAGCCGGCGAGCTTCTTCGGCCGGATCACCGGGCAGAGCGACAACCAGCTTTTTGCGTTCAGCATCCCTGGCCTGGTGATGTTCGCCATTTGCATCGGCATCAATATCTTCATCCTCTCGCGAGGGGTGTCGGGCGGGATCGAGGTGGTGGCCAAGGTGGCGATGCCCCTCTTGCTCCTGTTTGGCGTCGTGCTGGCCGTACGAGGGTTGATGAGCGACCCGCTGGCCGACGAGGCCGTAAAGGAGAGCCCCTGGGTCGGCCTGAACTACATCTGGAGCGTGCCCGACTTCACGCAGATCGCCAACCCGGCGGTCTGGCTGGCGGCGGCGGGGCAGATCTTCTTCACCCTGTCGATCGGCATGGGATCGATCCATTGCTATGCGTCGTACCTGCGCAAGAAGGACGACGTGGCCCTGACCGGCGCAACAACCGCCTGGACAAACCAGATGTGCGAGGTGGTGATCGGAAGCGCTTTGCTCCTGCCGATCGCCGTCAGCTACCTCGGTCTGCAGGGGGTCAAGGATAGCGTGGCCGGGGGCTCGGGCTTCGGCCTGGCCTTCTTCACCTTGCCGACCTTGTTCAACAACTGGGGACCGCAATTCGCGCCGCTGGCCGGGTTCCTCTGGTTCGGGCTGCTGTTCCTGGCGGCGATTACCAGTTCGCTGGCGATGGGACAGCCGGTGATGGCCTTCCTGGAAGACGAGTTCAAGCTGAGCCGGGTCAAGGCGTCGTGGGCCTTGATGGGGATGCTGCTCTTCCTGGCCGTGCCGGTGGCGATGATCCACGAGCAGGGGGTCTTCAGCGACTTCGACTTCTGGGTCGGCACGTTCGCCCTGGTCGTCTTCGCCCTGATGGAGGTGATCCTCTTCGCCTGGGCCTTCGGCATCGACAAAGGGTGGGAGGAGCTGACCCGAGGGGCCGAGCTGAAGGTGCCGCGGGCCTTCTTCTACATCATGAAATATGTGACGCCGACGTTCATCATCGTCATCCTGCTGGCGGCGATCTTCAAGCCGAGCGTCGGCTGGGACGGCTTCTTCGGGTCGATCGGCTCGGGCCAGGGGGTGCCGACCTGGGAATGGGCCGGTGACAGTGTGATCGGCAAGATCCTGCACAAGGATCTGGTCACTCCCGAGGACGCCTCGCCCGAGGTCGTCACCTACTACGAGAACCTGCGGACGGTTCGCACGTACGACCGGATCGGCCTGCTGGCCATCTTCGCCTTATTCTCGATCCTGGTGGCGATCGCCTGGCGTCGCAAGGGCAAAGGGGGAACCCCGTCATGA